A region of the uncultured Methanobrevibacter sp. genome:
GTGGATTTACCGATTGTTTATTCCGGAGGAATTACAACAATTGATGACATTAAATTATTGAATAAAAGCGGTGTGGAAGGAGTTGTTATCGGTTCTGCACTTTATAAGGATAAGATTGATTTAACTGAAGCTTTAAAATACCAAAAGAGGATATAAAATGAAGATAATGGCGACCGGAACATTCGACATACTCCACCCGGGACATGGCGTTTACCTTGAAGAGTCCAGAAAACTTGGTGGAGAAGATGCTGAGCTTTATGTTGTAGTTGCACGTGATGCAACAGTTGAGAGAAGAAAAAGAGTTCCCATTGTCGGTGAGGACCAAAGATTGGAACTGATTAAAATGCTAAAGCCCGTAACTGACGCTTTTTTAGGTGATGCAAATGGAGATGTCTTTAAGATTGTGCGTGAAATAGACCCAGACATCATCACCGTGGGAGCAGATCAGAATCATGACATTGACAAGCTGCAGGCTGCCATCGACAAGAGGGGCCTGAAGGCCAAAGCGGTCCGTATTGAAAAGTACCGTGACTGTGAACTTGACAGCAGCTGTAAAATCATTAGAAAAATTCAAAATACCGATTTTAAAGGAAAAATTATGGATCATTGTGAAGATTAGGAGATTATGAAATGTTTAAAGTAGCAATTATAGGAGCAAGTGGATATACTGGTGGAGAACTTTTAAGAATGCTTTCAAACCATCCTGAAGTGGAAGTGACAGACATCACTTCAAGACAATACGATGGTGTCCCAGCACATAAAATCCACCCTCATGTAAGGGATTCAGGACTCGTATTTACCAACAAAAGTCCAGGCGATTTGGATGTGGATGTGGCATTTACCGCAACCCCTCACGGAGCATCAATGAAGATTGTTCCTGAACTTTTAGATGCTGGAATGAAAGTGGTTGACTTAAGCGGAGACTACCGTTACCGTGACACTGCCGTTTATGAGAAATGGTACGGCATGGAACACACAGACAAGGAACATAAGGGTGCCTTCGGACTTCCTGAATTATACAGGGACGAGATTAAAAAGGCAAATCTTGTTGCAAATCCAGGATGTTTCCCAACCGGAGCGATTCTATCCTCATACCCATTGGTCAAAAATGATTTGGTCGACAGAATCATCATTGATTCAAAAACCGGAGTAAGCGGAGCCGGAGTCAATCCATCTGCAACAACTCATTACCCGAACATTGCAGACAACGTAAATCCATACAAGATTTCATCCCACAGACACATGTCCGAAATCCAACAGGAACTGCACGGATTTGATGATGTGAAAGTGTCATTCACTCCACATCTCGTACCAGTCAACCGTGGAATCCAAACTACAAGCCACAGCTTTTTAAATGAAGATAATTTAGACATTACACCAGAAGAAATCAGAAAACTATACGAAAATGAATATGGAGAAGAATACTTCATCAAATTGATGGATGAAGGAGAAATTCCTCACCTAAGTTCAGTTCGTGGTTCCAACTTTGTTCATATTGGCGGATTCGAAATAGATGAAACCGGAAGACTTGTAATGCTGTCCTGCATTGACAACCTTGTCAAAGGGGCATCAGGCCAGGCAATCCAGAACATGAACATAATTCTTGGAATTGACGAAACATTAGGATTAAGACATTTAGGTCTTCATCCTTAGGAGACAACAATGCCAAAAGCAATTATCTATTACTCACAAGGTGGAACAACCGATTTGGTTGCAAAAACATTAGCTAAAAACTTAAATGCAGATTTGTTTAGAATTTATGATTTAAAAAACCGTGAAGGTTTTAAAAACAGAATATTTGCTTCAATAAGTGCATTTAGAGAAGCAAAAACTGACATTGTCCCTGCCAAAGTAGATCTGACAGGATACGACACAGTCTATTTTGGAACCCCAACATGGAACGGAAATCCTACACCTGCAATCCTGACCATAATCGACAGATGTGACTTAAGGGCAAAGGACGTTATCCTATTTGCCACAATGGACGCCAACAATGGAGAGTCCAATGTCAACAGGCTTGAAGAAAAGGTAAGGTTGCGTGGTGCAAGGGTAATCGAAAGTTTCACCATCCAAACAAAAAACAAAAGTCCCGAAAAGTTAGTTAGTGACACTGAAGCAATAATTAAAATAAAAGATTTGAAAATGTATTAGGTGTTAAAATGACAAAATCAGAACTGAAAATTAAAGCTATTGAAAACGGTACTGTAATCGACCACATTACTGCAAACAATGCATTGCACATTCTAAAGATTTTAGGTCTTCCAGATGCTGAAACCACAAACGTTACAGTGGCGATGAATGTTTCATCAGCGGAAATTGGAAGAAAAGACATTGTAAAGATTGAAAACAGAGAATTGGATCACGAAGAACTTAATCAGATTGCTTTAATTGCTCCAAAAGCTACAATTAACATTATCCGAGACTTCAAACCAATAAAAAAAGATAAAATAGTTCTTCCGGACAAGATTACATCAATCATCAAATGTACCAATCCGAAATGCATCACAAACTACGAGAATGAACCTATAACACCTATTTTCAACGTTATTGAGAAATATCCTCCAGTAGTCAGATGCCGCTATTGTGAAAAATTAATAAAAACAGAAGATATCGAAAAACAATTCGAATAATCTTCTTTTAATTCTTTAAATAATCCGCTAATCTTTTGGATAATGCAAGTATTGTCAATATTGGTGGTTTTCCAGGAGATATCGGCAGTACACTTGCATCACAAACATACAGATTGGAAATTTCTGTTTCCAGATTGCTGTTTACTATTTTTCCTATAGGCGCGGTTCCTCCAGGATGAGCACCACGATATACTGTTGAGCCTATGGTATTCGGGTCAACACCTGCCTTTTCCAGAATAAATCCTGCAGTAGCCACACCTTCCGCTAGATATCTGATATCGGTTATTGTATTTGTCTTGTAGACATCACCGTCATCGTCAATATACCCTTTGCATTCATCAGGTGTCTTGACCATGATGCTCAATATGTCTTTGTCTGTGACGGAATCATCAGGAATGTTTGAACGGATGAATGATGAAAAATGAGGTGAAAGAACGAAATTTTCACCGACAACCAAACCTGCCATCTGCACTTCAGTATTGAAATTGATGTCTTTCAGGTATCCTCCAACGGAAACGAACGGATCGAAAAACAGCTCACGGCCCGCATTGATTCCAGCACTTCTAAGTATCAGCGCTGATGAGATTGCCCCAGCAGATAAAACAACGGTTTCCCCATAGATTTCCTCTTCACGATTATCCTTAATGTATTTGACACCCTTAATCTTTCCATCTTCACTGATTAGTTCAAATACATCAGCCTCGCATATCAATGTTGCTCCGGC
Encoded here:
- a CDS encoding FAD synthase translates to MKIMATGTFDILHPGHGVYLEESRKLGGEDAELYVVVARDATVERRKRVPIVGEDQRLELIKMLKPVTDAFLGDANGDVFKIVREIDPDIITVGADQNHDIDKLQAAIDKRGLKAKAVRIEKYRDCELDSSCKIIRKIQNTDFKGKIMDHCED
- the argC gene encoding N-acetyl-gamma-glutamyl-phosphate reductase, with the protein product MFKVAIIGASGYTGGELLRMLSNHPEVEVTDITSRQYDGVPAHKIHPHVRDSGLVFTNKSPGDLDVDVAFTATPHGASMKIVPELLDAGMKVVDLSGDYRYRDTAVYEKWYGMEHTDKEHKGAFGLPELYRDEIKKANLVANPGCFPTGAILSSYPLVKNDLVDRIIIDSKTGVSGAGVNPSATTHYPNIADNVNPYKISSHRHMSEIQQELHGFDDVKVSFTPHLVPVNRGIQTTSHSFLNEDNLDITPEEIRKLYENEYGEEYFIKLMDEGEIPHLSSVRGSNFVHIGGFEIDETGRLVMLSCIDNLVKGASGQAIQNMNIILGIDETLGLRHLGLHP
- a CDS encoding flavodoxin yields the protein MPKAIIYYSQGGTTDLVAKTLAKNLNADLFRIYDLKNREGFKNRIFASISAFREAKTDIVPAKVDLTGYDTVYFGTPTWNGNPTPAILTIIDRCDLRAKDVILFATMDANNGESNVNRLEEKVRLRGARVIESFTIQTKNKSPEKLVSDTEAIIKIKDLKMY
- the pyrI gene encoding aspartate carbamoyltransferase regulatory subunit, producing MTKSELKIKAIENGTVIDHITANNALHILKILGLPDAETTNVTVAMNVSSAEIGRKDIVKIENRELDHEELNQIALIAPKATINIIRDFKPIKKDKIVLPDKITSIIKCTNPKCITNYENEPITPIFNVIEKYPPVVRCRYCEKLIKTEDIEKQFE
- a CDS encoding GMC family oxidoreductase N-terminal domain-containing protein, whose amino-acid sequence is MYIIVGTGAGGALLARELAKNDLPVTILEKGPYIKSKDAFEYYDKYNDSVDLLTTTCIGGATIVSMSNMVRALDEELLDYDVDLREAYEYVENLVDVHQLDDSHIGDGTQRFLDAGRELGLKTMKMPKAIREDDCIQCGKCAFGCPADAKWSGKDFVDEAVEAGATLICEADVFELISEDGKIKGVKYIKDNREEEIYGETVVLSAGAISSALILRSAGINAGRELFFDPFVSVGGYLKDINFNTEVQMAGLVVGENFVLSPHFSSFIRSNIPDDSVTDKDILSIMVKTPDECKGYIDDDGDVYKTNTITDIRYLAEGVATAGFILEKAGVDPNTIGSTVYRGAHPGGTAPIGKIVNSNLETEISNLYVCDASVLPISPGKPPILTILALSKRLADYLKN